One window of Mediterraneibacter butyricigenes genomic DNA carries:
- a CDS encoding peptidoglycan-binding domain-containing protein — protein sequence MLSSMDNNLTYRGTFQLNVVSGISNLPLSDATLKIYYTGIPENQLEELTTNSSGQTETIELPSPAPEYSLTPESEIQPYSEYTLEISADGYIPQVISGAEILPNVKAIQNISLMPADLSGPANEIFVIPAHTLYGEYPPKIAEDEIQPTNESGEIVLSRVVVPEYVVVHDGSPRDSTAKNYYVRYRDYIKNVASSEIYATWPEDTIRANVLAIMSFTLNRVYTEFYRNRGYDFTITSSTAFDHKWIANRNIYDSISLIVDELFADYLSRPNVRQPILTQYCDGERVTCPNWLSQWGSKDLGDQGYSAIEILRYYYGNDIYINTAEEISGVPSSWPGYTLENGASGQKVRQLQEQLNVIATAYPALPKVVEDGIYGPATTEAVRTFQSIFGLPQTGNTDYRTWYKISEIYVGVSRIAELN from the coding sequence ATGTTAAGCTCTATGGACAATAATCTTACTTACCGCGGAACTTTCCAGTTAAACGTGGTTTCCGGTATATCAAACCTCCCTCTCTCCGATGCAACTTTGAAAATATATTACACCGGAATTCCTGAAAATCAACTGGAAGAACTGACCACAAATTCCTCCGGGCAGACAGAAACCATTGAACTCCCATCCCCCGCCCCGGAATACAGCCTGACACCAGAAAGCGAAATTCAGCCTTATTCCGAATATACTTTAGAAATTTCTGCAGACGGCTACATTCCTCAGGTAATCTCCGGTGCAGAAATTCTGCCAAATGTAAAAGCTATTCAGAATATTTCCCTGATGCCGGCGGATTTATCCGGTCCCGCCAATGAAATTTTTGTAATCCCGGCCCATACGCTTTATGGGGAATATCCTCCCAAGATTGCAGAAGATGAAATCCAGCCCACCAATGAATCCGGTGAAATCGTCTTAAGCCGTGTGGTCGTCCCCGAATATGTTGTGGTCCATGACGGTTCTCCCAGAGACTCCACTGCCAAAAATTATTATGTCCGTTACCGGGACTATATCAAAAATGTAGCCTCCAGCGAAATCTATGCCACCTGGCCGGAAGATACCATTCGCGCCAACGTCCTCGCCATTATGTCCTTTACGCTGAACCGTGTTTATACAGAGTTCTACCGAAACCGTGGATATGATTTTACGATCACCTCTTCCACCGCCTTTGATCACAAATGGATTGCCAACCGGAATATTTACGATTCCATTTCACTGATCGTGGATGAATTGTTTGCCGATTATCTCTCCCGTCCTAATGTCCGGCAACCGATCCTGACCCAGTATTGTGACGGGGAACGCGTCACCTGTCCGAACTGGTTAAGTCAGTGGGGATCCAAGGATCTTGGAGATCAGGGATATTCCGCCATTGAGATCCTGCGATATTATTATGGAAATGATATCTATATCAATACCGCCGAAGAAATCTCCGGAGTTCCTTCTTCCTGGCCCGGTTATACTCTGGAAAACGGAGCCAGTGGTCAGAAGGTGCGTCAACTCCAGGAACAGTTAAATGTAATCGCCACGGCTTATCCGGCTCTTCCAAAAGTGGTGGAAGACGGGATCTACGGCCCTGCCACCACAGAAGCTGTCCGAACATTCCAGAGTATCTTCGGTCTGCCCCAGACCGGAAACACCGATTATCGCACCTGGTATAAGATCTCTGAAATCTATGTGGGAGTTTCCAGAATCGCGGAATTAAACTGA
- a CDS encoding phosphatidate cytidylyltransferase, whose amino-acid sequence MFKTRLLSGIVLVLIALVTVICGGNLLFATVLIISLIGMNELYKVFGIDKKAPGIIGYLGAILFYIGIYLDLYRNLFNENPYFDAVDWPLMLTMVLVILLMASYVFAFPHYKTEQIVVAFFGVFYVAVMLSYIFQTRILPGGVFSVWLVFLCSWGCDTCAYCTGMLIGKHKMAPVLSPKKSTEGAVGGVVGAALLGVLYGCAINHWGGANVAVAGYAIVCAAGALISMVGDLAASAIKRNHEIKDYGTLIPGHGGILDRFDSVIFTAPIIYYLVALL is encoded by the coding sequence ATGTTTAAGACGCGATTGTTAAGCGGGATTGTGCTGGTATTGATTGCGCTGGTAACGGTAATCTGTGGAGGCAACCTTCTGTTTGCCACGGTGCTGATCATCAGCCTGATCGGTATGAATGAATTGTATAAAGTCTTCGGGATAGATAAAAAGGCTCCCGGTATCATAGGGTATCTGGGTGCGATTTTGTTTTATATCGGAATTTACCTGGATCTGTATCGGAATTTGTTTAATGAAAATCCGTATTTTGATGCGGTAGACTGGCCGCTGATGCTGACGATGGTTCTGGTGATCCTGCTGATGGCATCCTACGTCTTTGCATTTCCGCATTATAAAACGGAACAGATCGTGGTTGCATTTTTTGGGGTGTTCTATGTAGCGGTGATGCTGTCTTATATTTTCCAGACCAGAATCCTGCCGGGAGGCGTATTCAGTGTATGGCTGGTATTCTTATGTTCCTGGGGATGTGACACCTGTGCTTACTGTACCGGAATGTTGATCGGAAAACATAAAATGGCACCGGTTCTGAGTCCGAAGAAATCCACCGAAGGAGCAGTGGGCGGTGTCGTAGGAGCAGCGCTTTTGGGCGTGTTGTACGGATGTGCCATCAATCACTGGGGCGGAGCAAATGTCGCGGTTGCAGGATATGCGATCGTGTGTGCGGCAGGTGCGTTGATCTCTATGGTAGGAGATCTGGCGGCTTCGGCAATCAAACGAAATCATGAGATCAAAGATTACGGAACACTGATTCCGGGACACGGAGGAATTCTGGACCGCTTTGACAGCGTAATCTTTACGGCGCCGATCATTTATTATCTGGTAGCATTGCTGTAA
- a CDS encoding carbamoyl phosphate synthase small subunit: protein MKAFLILEDGTVFTGTSIGSTREMISEIVFNTSMTGYLEVLTDPSYAGQAVVMTYPLIGNYGITPDMESSKAWPDGYIVRELSRMPSNFRCEGTIQDFLKEQDIPGIAGIDTRALTKILREKGTMNGMITTNENYNLEEILPKLKEYRVGDVVSKVTCKEKHVLKGTGKKVALLDLGAKKNIAKSLNDRGCEVTVYPAHTSAEEIIASNPDGIMLSNGPGDPADCTSVIREIRKLYETEIPIFAICLGHQLMALATGATTHKLKYGHRGGNHPVKDLKTGRVYISSQNHGYVVDTDSVDPEIAVPAFHNVNDGTNEGLEYVGKKIFTVQFHPEACPGPQDSGYLFDRFIEMMGGTK, encoded by the coding sequence ATGAAGGCATTTCTTATCTTGGAAGATGGAACGGTTTTCACCGGAACCAGCATTGGTTCTACAAGAGAGATGATCAGTGAAATCGTTTTTAATACGTCAATGACAGGATATCTGGAAGTATTGACGGATCCATCCTATGCGGGACAGGCTGTGGTTATGACGTATCCGTTGATCGGAAACTACGGAATCACACCGGATATGGAGTCATCAAAAGCATGGCCGGATGGATATATCGTTCGTGAGTTATCACGGATGCCAAGCAATTTTCGATGTGAAGGAACCATTCAGGATTTTTTGAAGGAGCAGGATATTCCTGGAATCGCAGGAATTGATACCAGAGCTCTGACCAAGATTCTCCGTGAAAAGGGAACTATGAATGGAATGATCACAACCAATGAGAATTACAATCTGGAGGAGATTCTTCCGAAACTGAAAGAATACCGGGTAGGTGATGTGGTATCCAAAGTCACCTGCAAAGAAAAACATGTCCTGAAAGGAACCGGAAAGAAAGTAGCACTTCTGGATCTGGGGGCAAAGAAAAATATTGCGAAATCATTAAATGACAGAGGATGTGAAGTGACCGTATATCCGGCACATACTTCCGCAGAAGAAATCATCGCATCCAATCCGGACGGAATCATGCTTTCAAACGGACCTGGGGATCCGGCAGACTGTACGTCTGTGATCCGTGAGATCCGCAAACTTTATGAAACAGAGATTCCGATTTTTGCAATCTGCCTGGGACATCAGTTGATGGCACTTGCGACCGGAGCCACCACCCATAAATTAAAATACGGACACAGAGGCGGCAACCATCCGGTCAAAGATCTGAAGACCGGACGCGTTTATATTTCCTCTCAGAACCACGGTTATGTGGTAGATACAGACAGTGTGGATCCTGAGATTGCAGTTCCGGCTTTTCATAATGTAAATGACGGAACCAACGAAGGTCTGGAATATGTAGGCAAGAAGATTTTTACCGTACAGTTCCATCCGGAGGCATGTCCGGGACCGCAGGACTCCGGATATCTGTTTGATCGGTTCATTGAAATGATGGGAGGAACGAAATAA
- the dxr gene encoding 1-deoxy-D-xylulose-5-phosphate reductoisomerase, whose translation MKHIVVLGSTGSIGTQTLDVVRCQEDMEICALAAGSNIVRLEEQIREFHPKKVAVWEEEKARELRTKVKDLDVCVLSGMEGLLELAVMEEADVLVTAVVGMIGIRPTIEAIKAGKDIALANKETLVTAGHLIMPLAAEKQVKILPVDSEHSAIFQCLQAKKEIRPHKILLTASGGPFRGKKKEDLEKVQLEDALKHPNWAMGKKITIDSSTMVNKGLEVMEARWLFDVKMEQVQVVVQPQSIIHSMVEFDDGAVMAQLGTPDMRLPIQYALTYPDRRYLSGERLDFETLTRITFEKPDMKTFYGLRLAYEAGTVGGTLPTVFNAANERAVSKFLARKIRYPQITEIIQECMRNHQTRKEPTLDEILEIEQETYEFIESRW comes from the coding sequence ATGAAGCATATTGTAGTATTAGGGTCTACCGGTTCCATCGGAACCCAGACACTGGATGTGGTGAGATGTCAGGAAGATATGGAGATCTGTGCACTGGCGGCCGGAAGTAATATTGTACGACTGGAGGAGCAGATCAGGGAGTTCCATCCGAAAAAGGTGGCAGTCTGGGAGGAAGAAAAAGCCAGAGAACTCCGGACGAAGGTGAAGGATCTGGATGTCTGTGTCCTCTCCGGGATGGAAGGGCTTCTGGAACTGGCAGTGATGGAAGAAGCAGATGTGCTCGTGACGGCTGTTGTCGGTATGATTGGAATCCGTCCGACGATTGAGGCAATCAAGGCCGGAAAAGATATTGCACTTGCCAATAAAGAAACACTGGTGACGGCGGGACATCTGATCATGCCACTGGCAGCGGAAAAGCAGGTAAAGATCCTGCCGGTGGACAGTGAACACAGTGCAATCTTCCAGTGTTTACAGGCAAAAAAAGAGATCCGTCCGCACAAGATCCTGCTTACGGCTTCGGGCGGTCCGTTCCGGGGAAAGAAAAAAGAAGATCTGGAGAAGGTGCAGCTTGAGGATGCTCTGAAACACCCGAACTGGGCGATGGGTAAAAAGATCACCATCGATTCTTCGACCATGGTTAATAAAGGTCTGGAAGTGATGGAGGCAAGATGGCTCTTTGACGTAAAGATGGAACAGGTGCAGGTTGTGGTTCAGCCACAGAGTATCATTCATTCCATGGTGGAATTTGATGACGGTGCGGTCATGGCACAGCTTGGTACACCGGACATGAGACTGCCGATTCAATATGCACTGACCTATCCGGATCGACGGTATCTGTCAGGAGAGCGTTTGGATTTTGAGACACTGACCCGGATTACCTTTGAGAAACCGGATATGAAAACCTTTTATGGATTAAGATTGGCGTATGAGGCCGGTACAGTTGGGGGAACGCTTCCAACCGTATTCAACGCGGCAAATGAAAGGGCGGTCAGCAAATTTCTTGCCCGCAAGATCCGGTATCCGCAGATCACGGAGATCATTCAGGAGTGTATGAGAAATCATCAGACCAGAAAAGAACCGACTCTGGATGAAATCCTGGAGATCGAACAGGAAACTTACGAATTTATTGAAAGCAGATGGTAG
- a CDS encoding sensor histidine kinase, which translates to MKRIINKLIASNDYLLTFILLSIATGLAFLFFHSTPNASANISLLYILATILAARYTAGYRFGIFAALFSVVCINYLFTYPFFKLNFTLTGYPATFIGLLAISIITSATTTRLKKQAAIIAERERTVEEAKRESIRANLLRAISHDLRTPLTSMIGASSSYLEEEELLSSEEKRQLGANINNDANWLLHMVENLLSVTRIQDNQQTVHKEPELVEEVVAEATQRLKKRLPDARIIVHAPEDMILLPMDALLIEQVLINLLENAILHSGSTVPPELFITQENQSVTFSVIDYGHGLDESQLEDLFQGTYNSSDSSDTHKGMGIGLSICKTIIEAHQGTIEAHNHTNGAVFSFTLPES; encoded by the coding sequence ATGAAACGGATCATAAATAAACTGATCGCATCAAACGATTATCTGTTAACTTTCATTTTGCTTTCCATTGCAACAGGACTGGCTTTCCTGTTCTTTCATTCTACCCCGAATGCCTCGGCAAATATTTCCCTTTTATATATTCTTGCCACCATTCTGGCCGCACGTTATACTGCCGGTTATCGATTCGGTATTTTTGCAGCACTCTTTTCCGTGGTCTGTATTAATTATCTTTTTACCTATCCCTTTTTCAAACTGAATTTCACCCTGACCGGTTATCCAGCCACCTTCATCGGACTTCTGGCAATTTCTATCATTACCAGTGCCACTACCACAAGACTGAAAAAACAGGCGGCTATTATCGCAGAACGGGAACGAACAGTCGAAGAAGCCAAACGAGAGTCCATCCGCGCCAATCTTCTTCGAGCCATTTCCCATGATCTCCGAACTCCACTGACCAGCATGATCGGTGCTTCCTCTTCCTATTTAGAGGAAGAAGAGCTTCTGTCTTCCGAAGAAAAACGGCAACTGGGCGCAAATATCAACAATGATGCCAACTGGCTGTTACATATGGTGGAAAATCTGCTCAGTGTTACCCGGATCCAGGATAATCAGCAAACTGTACATAAAGAACCGGAACTGGTGGAAGAAGTCGTGGCCGAAGCAACACAACGACTGAAAAAAAGACTTCCCGATGCCAGGATCATTGTACATGCACCCGAAGATATGATCCTGCTTCCCATGGATGCACTTCTGATCGAACAGGTACTGATCAATCTTCTGGAAAATGCAATTCTTCATTCCGGAAGTACTGTTCCACCGGAATTGTTCATTACACAGGAAAATCAATCCGTCACGTTTTCCGTCATAGATTACGGACACGGACTGGACGAATCCCAGCTGGAGGATCTCTTCCAGGGAACCTACAATTCCTCTGATTCCTCTGACACTCATAAAGGCATGGGAATCGGATTATCCATCTGCAAAACCATTATTGAAGCACATCAGGGAACCATTGAAGCACATAATCACACAAACGGCGCAGTCTTTTCTTTTACACTGCCGGAATCATAA
- a CDS encoding response regulator: protein MHQKFSILFIEDEQNILDFVTKLLKNHGYKVSTAKTGAEGLQLTTSLGPDVILLDLGLPDMDGCQVIQKIRTWSSAPIIVISARSNESEKVKALDLGADDYITKPFGTSELLARIRTSIRHSNRLNNDTDLYIRPYQCQELVLDFEKRFLTLAGQEIHLTPIEYKIVCFLAQNSGKVMTYSSIMENVWGPFTDTDNKILRVNMANIRRKIEGNPSQPKYLFTEVGVGYRMSEDEQLSSR from the coding sequence ATGCATCAGAAATTTTCTATTTTATTCATTGAAGACGAACAGAATATCCTGGATTTCGTCACCAAATTATTAAAGAATCACGGATACAAGGTTTCAACAGCCAAAACCGGAGCCGAAGGTCTGCAATTAACCACCTCGCTCGGACCGGATGTCATTCTTCTGGATCTCGGACTGCCTGATATGGATGGCTGTCAGGTCATTCAGAAGATCCGGACCTGGAGCAGTGCTCCGATCATCGTGATCTCTGCCAGAAGCAACGAATCCGAAAAAGTAAAGGCCCTGGATCTCGGTGCCGATGATTACATCACCAAACCCTTCGGAACATCGGAGCTGTTGGCACGAATCCGCACCTCCATCCGTCACAGTAATCGTCTGAATAACGACACAGACCTTTATATTCGCCCCTATCAATGTCAGGAGCTGGTTCTTGACTTTGAAAAAAGGTTTTTAACTCTTGCCGGTCAGGAAATTCATCTGACCCCGATTGAATATAAAATTGTATGTTTTCTCGCCCAGAACTCCGGGAAAGTCATGACCTACTCTTCCATTATGGAAAATGTCTGGGGGCCTTTTACCGATACAGATAATAAAATTCTTCGCGTCAATATGGCAAATATCCGCCGCAAGATCGAGGGCAATCCTTCCCAGCCAAAATACCTGTTTACGGAAGTCGGAGTCGGTTACCGTATGTCAGAAGACGAGCAGCTTTCTTCCCGTTAA
- the rseP gene encoding RIP metalloprotease RseP → MGIVLAIIVFSFIVIFHELGHFTLAKLNGIQVDEFCLGLGPTIFGKEIKGTKFSLKLLPFGGACMMGEDDAENLAEGSFNSKSVWARISVIAAGPVFNFILAFIMAVILVGFVGYDKPVLSGVTEGYAAEEAGMQEGDELLKINNSRIHLWREVSIYNAMHQGESAEITYRRDGETYTVTLTPKQDEDTGYYYYGVKGPTAQTKANAITAVQYGWYNLEYMVKYTIQCLKMMVRGQVGIKDMSGPVGVVDMMDTTYKESSSMGAGVVALNFLSIAILLSANLGVMNLLPIPALDGGRLVFLLIEAVRRKRVPPEKEGMVHFAGLVALMVLMVVIMYNDILKLL, encoded by the coding sequence ATGGGAATTGTTTTAGCGATTATTGTATTCAGTTTTATCGTGATCTTTCATGAACTGGGGCATTTTACACTTGCAAAATTAAACGGAATACAGGTAGACGAATTCTGTCTGGGACTGGGGCCTACGATTTTCGGAAAAGAGATCAAAGGGACAAAATTTTCTCTGAAGCTGCTGCCGTTTGGCGGAGCATGCATGATGGGAGAGGATGACGCGGAGAATCTGGCGGAAGGCAGCTTTAACAGCAAATCTGTCTGGGCCCGAATCTCGGTGATCGCAGCCGGCCCTGTATTTAATTTTATCCTGGCTTTTATTATGGCGGTGATTCTGGTCGGATTTGTCGGATATGACAAACCGGTGCTTAGTGGTGTCACGGAAGGATATGCGGCAGAGGAAGCCGGGATGCAGGAGGGGGATGAACTGTTAAAGATTAATAACAGTCGGATCCATCTCTGGAGAGAAGTTTCGATTTACAATGCCATGCATCAGGGAGAATCTGCGGAGATCACGTACAGACGTGACGGCGAGACATATACCGTAACTCTGACACCGAAGCAGGACGAAGACACCGGATATTATTATTACGGAGTAAAAGGCCCGACGGCGCAGACAAAGGCAAATGCGATCACTGCGGTGCAGTATGGCTGGTATAATCTGGAATATATGGTGAAATATACGATCCAGTGCCTGAAAATGATGGTCAGAGGGCAGGTCGGAATCAAGGATATGTCCGGACCTGTGGGAGTGGTAGATATGATGGATACCACCTACAAGGAGTCCTCATCCATGGGAGCTGGCGTAGTTGCGCTGAACTTCTTAAGTATCGCCATTTTATTATCGGCGAACCTGGGGGTTATGAACCTGTTGCCGATTCCTGCATTGGATGGCGGAAGACTGGTCTTTCTGCTGATCGAAGCGGTCAGAAGAAAACGGGTGCCGCCGGAAAAAGAAGGGATGGTCCATTTTGCAGGACTTGTGGCATTGATGGTATTGATGGTCGTAATTATGTATAATGATATCCTGAAACTTTTATAA
- a CDS encoding isoprenyl transferase: MNVPQHVAIILDGNGRWAKKRGMPRNYGHAQGAKNVEKICEEAWRMGIKYLTVYAFSTENWNRPQNEVDALMKLLRNYMKTCLKTAAQNDMKVRVIGDITRLDEDIQKRILELEEATKDNGGLNFQIAINYGSRDEMIRAMKKLSDDCMKGSVKAEDITEELFSDYLDTKGIPDPDLLIRTSGELRLSNFLLWQLAYAEFYFTDVPWPDFTKEELEKAVVQYNSRDRRYGGVKEETNV, encoded by the coding sequence ATGAATGTACCACAGCATGTGGCAATTATCCTGGATGGAAACGGACGCTGGGCGAAGAAACGGGGAATGCCGAGAAATTACGGGCACGCTCAGGGAGCGAAGAATGTGGAAAAGATCTGCGAAGAAGCCTGGAGAATGGGAATCAAGTACCTGACAGTGTATGCATTTTCCACAGAGAACTGGAACCGTCCGCAAAATGAAGTGGATGCGCTGATGAAGCTGTTGCGCAATTATATGAAGACTTGTCTGAAAACAGCAGCACAAAATGATATGAAGGTTCGTGTGATCGGCGATATTACACGTCTGGATGAAGATATTCAGAAGCGGATTCTCGAACTGGAAGAGGCTACGAAGGACAATGGCGGTTTGAATTTTCAGATTGCGATTAACTATGGGAGTCGTGATGAGATGATTCGTGCCATGAAGAAGTTAAGTGATGACTGCATGAAAGGTTCGGTAAAGGCAGAAGATATAACGGAAGAGTTGTTCTCGGACTATCTGGATACCAAAGGAATCCCGGATCCGGATCTGCTGATTCGTACCAGCGGGGAATTGAGACTGTCCAATTTCCTGTTGTGGCAGTTGGCTTATGCGGAATTCTATTTTACAGATGTGCCATGGCCGGATTTTACCAAGGAAGAGCTGGAAAAAGCGGTTGTTCAGTACAACAGCCGTGACAGAAGATACGGTGGCGTGAAGGAGGAGACAAATGTTTAA